Sequence from the Undibacterium piscinae genome:
TACCCAGTGACAGCAGGGAACCGACACCGTATTTACCGATAGTGAAAGCCATCGCGCCGAATGCGCCTATCGGTGCCGCTTTCATGACGTAGCCGACGATCACGAACAGTACGTGTGAAAATTTTTCGATGAAATCAAAGATCATGGTGCCGCGTCCGCCGAACTGATGCAGGGCGAAACCGAATAGCACGGAGAACATCAAAACCTGCAAAATTTCACCCTTGGCGAAAGCGTCAACCACGGTAGAAGGGATGATGGACATCAAGAACTCGGTGGTGCTCTGCATCTTGTTAGGACCGGCAAACGCCGCTACTGCCTTGGTGTCTAAGGTAGTGACGTCGATGTTCATGCCAGCGCCTGGCTGAAATACATTGACTACGACCAAACCGATGATCAATGCCAGCGTGCTGACCACTTCAAAGTACAACAATGCCAAGCCACCGGTCTTGCCGACTTTTTTCATGTCTTCCATACCGGCGATACCGATCACTACGGTACAGAAAATAATCGGGGCGATCATCATCTTAATGAGTTTGATGAAAGCGTCGCCCAGCGGCTTCATGGCGGCGCCCGATTCCGGGTTGAAATAGCCAAGCAATATGCCGATAACGATGGCGGTGATTACCTGAAAGTACAGGGATTTATATAGCGGCTGCTTTTGCATCCGGAGTCTCCATTATGTTGATGTCATGGGTGGCGTGTCGCAGACATGAAGACGGATGAGCGTTTCAATTGCTGGTAACACGAGGACGCGAGCTTGCCGTCGGTGCGCCATTATTGAAAAATCCCGGGAATGCCGCTATTGTGGCTTTCCACACGTAGCGGCAGTTTTATTGCATTTGTTGTTTTTTCTACCGAGGCTTGCCATACCGGCAGATTCACGTCGTCGGGTTCAAGCTGTCAGATTCAAGCCTCAAGATTCACGCTGCGTTAATGCCTGGTTGTTGTGCCAGGCGGTGAATGATGTTGCCCAGGGTGCGTAAGGCGGCATCGAGTTCCGGAGTGAACGGCATGCCGCAATTGAGGCGCAAGAAATGGTTGAAACGGTTGGAGTTCGAATACAGCAGGCCGGGCGAAACCAGAATTCCATGTTCCAGTGCTGCTTCAAACACCGCCTTGGAGGAGAGTTGTCCCGGCATTTCCACCCATACCGAAACCCCGCCGTTGGGCAGGCTTAATCGTGTACCCGGCGGGAAGTAGGCGGCAATCGCTTCGGCGGTGCGTTCGCGTTGTATGTTGAGCGTGGCGCGCAACCGCCGCAAGTGACGGTCGTAGGCGCTCGATTGCAAAAACTCCGCCGCGACCAATTGCGATAACTCTTCGTTGTAACGGGTTTGCGCGTATTTCAGCATATTGATGCGGGCCTGCCAGCGTCCGGCCAGCATCCAGCCTACCCGCATCCCGGGTGCCAGAATTTTGTGCAGCGAGGCGCAATAGATGACATTGCCCGATCTGTCCCAATGCTTGGCGGCGGTCGGCGGCAGCTCGGTGTTTACCAGCGCGCCATACGAGTCATCTTCTATCAGCGGCACCTGCTGCTGCTCGCATAGGGTGACCAGCCTTTGTTTGTGCTGATCGGGCATGATGCTGCCCAGCGGGTTTTGCAGATGCGGCACCACGACCACGGCCTTGATGTTGTCGTAAGTCTGCATGGCCAGTTCCAGCGCTTCTATCGAGATGCCGGTTTGCGGGCTGGTGGGAATTTCCAGCGCCTTCATGCCCAGGCTTTCCAATACCTGCAGCAGTCCATAGAAAGTCGGCGATTCCACCGCGATCACGTCACCGGCTTGCGCTACTGCACGTAACGCCAGGTTTAAGGCTTCGATACAACCATAAGTGATGATCACCTCGTCCGGCGCGGCGCTGATGCCATAGTCGAGCGCCCGTTTGGCCAGCGCGTTTTTCAGCTCCTTGTTACCGCCGGGGGCGATGGCCTTGGTCATCAGGTGGGGTTTCTGGCGCAAGAGGCGTATCGCCAGATTTTTCAGTTCGGTTTCCGGATACAGGTCTGGCCCACCGGTGGCGCGCGCCAGATTAAATTTCAGCGGACGCTGGCCTTGCGCGATGATAGCCGAGACGCGTTCATGGATGCCCACGTATTGCGCCGGGTCAATCGGGCTGCCCGATGCCGGTTCGGCAACCGGCACCAGATGCATGCGTTTAGGATGACGGACAAAATAGCCGGAGCGCGGCCGCGCCTCCAGCCAGCCTTGCGTCTCCAGATGGCGGCACAGTTGCAAGGCGGTCGACAGGCTGACCTCATGCAAGGCCATCAGCTTGCGCACCGAAGGCATGCGATCACCGCTGGCCAATGTGCCCGACTTGATCGCGTTCAGATAATGCAGCGCCAGACGTTTGTATAGTGATTGAGTATCCATGTCTCGATGATCCTCTGGCTAGGGCGGGCTGAACAGATACAGTTATGGCAAAACCACACAATAACAGATGTGAGAAATCGTGTTTGATACGATGCAGATAGGGCTTTTCTGTGCCTGTTGCGGTTCGCGGCCGAAGACTATTCTGTCGTTATCCCTCCACCAGCAAACAAGGCGCGCATCATGCATATCACCACATTACGGGCACATCAGGTATTGAATTCTTATGTAAAGGCAGGCAGTCGGATACATGTGACGACAGGTCAGATTAGCCTGAGCGAAGCGCCGGCCTGGGGTGACGCTTACGGATTTTTTCATGAAACCATGCTACATGAGGGGGCTACTTACCAGATAAAGCGTAGTGGCTGGCTGCTGATCAGCGCGAGTAAAGATACCGAATTTCTTTCGGAGTTAGCGCAGCCGGCTCAGCTAACGCCGTTAATCCGGCTAACAACGTTCTGCTATGCGGTGACGCAAGCAGCGCATCTGCGCTTAACCGGCATTGCCAAAAAACTCTTTCATCATGAAGCGCTCTAGGTCGGCGCTATCCTGGGGACGCGCCGACAGGCTGACCACGCGACCCAGGCGTTGCGACTCCCAACTGAAGTCGCCCTTATAGTGAGTGCGTATCAGTTCTATCATGCGGCGTACGATGGCCAGTTCGACATCGCCGCCCAAACCGGCATCGACTTCTATTACCTGACGCCAGCTATTGGTGGTATTGCCCGGATTCCAGCCGCGGAAAGAAAAGCTCGCCATGCGCGTGCTTTTGCTGATGATCTGGAACACCCCATTAGTACCCTGGCGACCATTGGCTTGCTGCATGCTGCGCTTGACGTTGGCTTCCGCGACTTCCTGCGGACTCAGGCCATGTGAGCCTTGCTGCGCTACCCGGTTTTCCTGGGCGGCACTCTCTTCAGCCAGACGGCGACGTTCACGCGCCGCATTGAGCATGCTCGACATATCCATCCCTTGCGGTGCCACTGTTTCCGGAGCGGGGGACGGGGTGGCTGCATCGGCGATCAGCGCCCGTTTTGGCTGAGCGACTACTTTGTTTTGTTTGACGACAACTTGGGGTTTGCTTTGGGCTTTTTGCGGTTCGGCTTTGGCAATCTTCAAGGTTTCAGCTTGATTGAGCATCAGTACGATGGGGTTTTGCTCGCCATGGGCGTTACCCTCTTTTTGCGGGGATTTCAGGTGCAGCAGGTAGTACAGCAGTAAACCATGCATCAGCAAGACGAACAATATCCCCAGCATATTCGCCGGACGGAAACGGATGTGCAGATGGATTTCGCCTGGCCTGAACTGTTCGTCTTCGGGTTGTTCGGTGTACAACTTCATGTGCAATAATTCATTGTGCGGGAATTTAAGTCGGCAAGCATACCCTAAACTACGCTAACGCCCTGTAACAAAGCTTTGCAAAAGCGATTTTGTTGGCATGAGCTTTGGCAATCA
This genomic interval carries:
- a CDS encoding PLP-dependent aminotransferase family protein, which gives rise to MDTQSLYKRLALHYLNAIKSGTLASGDRMPSVRKLMALHEVSLSTALQLCRHLETQGWLEARPRSGYFVRHPKRMHLVPVAEPASGSPIDPAQYVGIHERVSAIIAQGQRPLKFNLARATGGPDLYPETELKNLAIRLLRQKPHLMTKAIAPGGNKELKNALAKRALDYGISAAPDEVIITYGCIEALNLALRAVAQAGDVIAVESPTFYGLLQVLESLGMKALEIPTSPQTGISIEALELAMQTYDNIKAVVVVPHLQNPLGSIMPDQHKQRLVTLCEQQQVPLIEDDSYGALVNTELPPTAAKHWDRSGNVIYCASLHKILAPGMRVGWMLAGRWQARINMLKYAQTRYNEELSQLVAAEFLQSSAYDRHLRRLRATLNIQRERTAEAIAAYFPPGTRLSLPNGGVSVWVEMPGQLSSKAVFEAALEHGILVSPGLLYSNSNRFNHFLRLNCGMPFTPELDAALRTLGNIIHRLAQQPGINAA
- a CDS encoding dicarboxylate/amino acid:cation symporter; this encodes MQKQPLYKSLYFQVITAIVIGILLGYFNPESGAAMKPLGDAFIKLIKMMIAPIIFCTVVIGIAGMEDMKKVGKTGGLALLYFEVVSTLALIIGLVVVNVFQPGAGMNIDVTTLDTKAVAAFAGPNKMQSTTEFLMSIIPSTVVDAFAKGEILQVLMFSVLFGFALHQFGGRGTMIFDFIEKFSHVLFVIVGYVMKAAPIGAFGAMAFTIGKYGVGSLLSLGKLMGSFYLTCLLFIFVVLGTIAKVHGFSIWKFIKYIKEELLIVLGTSSSESVLPRMMAKLENLGVKKSVVGLVIPTGYSFNLDGTSIYLTMAAVFIAQATNTPMSLTQQLTLLAVLLLTSKGAAGITGSGFIVLAATLSAVGGVPVAGLALILGIDRFMSEARALTNLIGNGVATVVVGQWGKDVDMARLQQCLNNETVAQAQQPELVLDKVNAHLAVK